A genome region from Thermoanaerobacterium xylanolyticum LX-11 includes the following:
- a CDS encoding CDIF630_02480 family spore surface protein — MIRKSKKYYKEPIEKHETASWANIKENASKAKVPIPNEIEVINAKEWVDENEK, encoded by the coding sequence ATGATAAGAAAAAGCAAAAAATATTATAAAGAACCTATTGAAAAGCATGAAACAGCCTCATGGGCAAACATTAAAGAAAACGCCAGCAAGGCAAAAGTGCCTATCCCAAATGAGATAGAAGTCATAAACGCAAAAGAATGGGTAGATGAAAACGAAAAGTAA
- a CDS encoding DUF1284 domain-containing protein, with amino-acid sequence MIIRGHHFLCMLGFKGLGYDEEFIKNMDKVVEKLKNDDDVLIKLVDSVDNICEKCPNNLSGVCKNEHHRDSIKEMDNAVLKVIQTRPGESMKYSEIATNIKLFMTEDIMNDICRNCSWKEYGYCVDGLKNLR; translated from the coding sequence ATGATTATAAGAGGTCATCATTTTTTGTGTATGTTAGGCTTTAAAGGATTGGGATATGATGAGGAATTTATCAAAAACATGGATAAAGTCGTTGAAAAGCTTAAAAATGATGATGATGTGTTGATAAAGCTTGTGGATAGTGTGGATAACATTTGCGAGAAATGTCCCAATAATTTATCTGGCGTGTGCAAAAATGAACATCATAGAGATAGCATTAAAGAGATGGATAATGCTGTACTCAAAGTCATTCAAACAAGACCCGGAGAATCCATGAAATATAGCGAGATTGCGACTAATATAAAGTTATTTATGACTGAAGATATTATGAATGATATATGCCGTAATTGTAGTTGGAAAGAATATGGGTATTGTGTGGATGGATTGAAAAATTTGAGATGA
- the menA gene encoding 1,4-dihydroxy-2-naphthoate polyprenyltransferase codes for MTVRSFLKLVEIQTKAASVTPFMLGTVYALYAFHEFKVVNFLIMFISLISFDMVTTAINNYMDYKKANKTYGYNYEKHNAIVRDNLSETTVVITIVVLLLVASVSGFALYLRTNLVVLLIGMMSFAVGILYSFGPIPISRMPLGEIFSGFFMGFVIVFLSVFIHVYDKNIAYVTYSDGILNIWFNVLVVLKIFFMSLPAVMGIANIMLANNICDIEDDLENRRYTLPIYIGKEKALKLFKALYYISYIDIVALVILKVLPLLGLIVLLTFAPVNKNMRKFYKVQTKKDTFPLSVKNFLVMNIAEIIALGLGLIL; via the coding sequence ATGACAGTAAGGAGCTTTTTAAAATTAGTTGAGATACAGACGAAGGCTGCCAGCGTGACACCGTTTATGCTGGGGACTGTGTATGCATTGTATGCTTTTCATGAATTCAAAGTTGTTAATTTTTTAATTATGTTTATTTCCCTAATATCGTTTGACATGGTTACTACCGCAATTAATAATTATATGGATTATAAAAAGGCAAATAAAACTTACGGGTATAATTATGAGAAGCACAATGCAATTGTAAGGGACAATCTATCTGAGACAACTGTTGTAATAACTATAGTTGTACTTCTTCTTGTAGCATCTGTGTCAGGATTTGCACTGTATTTGCGTACAAACTTAGTGGTGCTTCTAATCGGCATGATGTCATTTGCAGTTGGTATTTTGTATTCATTTGGACCTATACCTATATCCAGGATGCCACTGGGAGAAATCTTTTCAGGATTTTTTATGGGCTTTGTAATTGTATTTTTATCTGTTTTTATCCATGTATACGACAAAAATATAGCTTATGTTACATACAGCGATGGCATTTTAAATATATGGTTTAATGTGCTTGTTGTACTAAAAATTTTCTTCATGTCGTTACCGGCAGTGATGGGGATTGCCAATATCATGTTGGCAAACAACATATGCGATATTGAGGACGATTTAGAAAACAGGCGCTATACACTGCCTATATACATAGGAAAAGAAAAAGCCCTAAAATTATTTAAGGCTTTATACTATATTTCATACATCGACATAGTGGCTCTTGTGATTTTAAAGGTGCTGCCTTTATTGGGGCTTATTGTATTGTTGACATTTGCGCCTGTAAATAAAAATATGAGAAAATTTTACAAAGTCCAGACAAAGAAAGATACGTTTCCACTGTCTGTCAAAAACTTTTTAGTGATGAATATTGCTGAGATAATCGCATTAGGGCTGGGATTGATTTTATAG
- a CDS encoding PFL family protein: MGFAFEEIEETIRMVQSEKLDIRTITMGISLRDCSGDNADTIAEKIYDKITKKAENLVKVAEELESEFGIPIVNKRISVTPIAIVADNIEKDEFIKIASSLDKAAKNVGVNFIGGYSALVHKGFTDGDLNLINSIPQVLSETERVCSSVNVATTKAGINMDAVALMGKIIKDTAYRTKENDGIGAAKLVVFCNAPEDNPFMAGAFHGVGEGECVINVGVSGPGVVLAALSKLPKTADFGQISETIKKTSFKITRAGELIGRLAAQRLNTSFGILDLSLAPTPETGDSIANILESMGLSKCGSHGTTAALALLNDAVKKGGVMASSYVGGLSGAFIPVSEDAGMIEAVEAGALSLEKLEAMTCVCSVGLDMIAIPGDTPYETISAIIADEMAIGMINKKTTAVRIIPAPGKKEGDHVEFGGLLGHAPVMKVNSFSPKDFIERGGRIPAPLHSLNN, translated from the coding sequence ATGGGCTTTGCTTTTGAAGAAATAGAAGAAACTATAAGGATGGTCCAATCAGAAAAGCTTGATATAAGGACAATAACTATGGGCATAAGTTTAAGAGATTGCTCAGGAGACAATGCAGACACAATTGCTGAAAAGATCTACGATAAAATCACAAAAAAAGCCGAAAATCTCGTAAAGGTAGCCGAAGAATTAGAATCTGAATTTGGCATTCCTATTGTCAATAAGCGCATATCTGTGACGCCTATCGCCATCGTTGCAGACAATATTGAAAAAGATGAGTTTATTAAAATAGCTTCGTCACTTGATAAAGCTGCAAAAAATGTAGGGGTAAACTTTATAGGCGGATATTCTGCTTTAGTACATAAAGGATTTACAGATGGAGACCTAAACCTTATAAATTCAATCCCTCAAGTTCTCAGTGAAACAGAAAGAGTTTGTTCATCTGTAAATGTAGCAACGACTAAAGCAGGTATAAACATGGATGCAGTAGCTTTGATGGGAAAAATCATAAAAGATACAGCGTATCGAACAAAAGAAAACGACGGCATAGGTGCTGCAAAGCTTGTAGTATTTTGCAACGCACCAGAAGACAACCCATTCATGGCAGGGGCTTTTCACGGCGTCGGTGAAGGTGAATGCGTCATAAACGTAGGTGTAAGCGGACCAGGTGTGGTATTGGCAGCACTTTCAAAGCTTCCAAAAACCGCCGATTTCGGCCAAATTTCGGAGACAATAAAAAAGACGTCATTTAAGATTACCAGAGCTGGTGAACTCATAGGGCGTCTTGCGGCACAAAGGCTAAACACTTCGTTTGGAATACTCGATCTATCTTTGGCTCCAACGCCAGAAACAGGTGATAGCATAGCAAACATACTTGAATCAATGGGACTTTCAAAATGCGGTTCACATGGTACAACGGCTGCACTAGCACTTTTAAATGACGCCGTAAAAAAAGGCGGTGTGATGGCATCATCATACGTTGGAGGTTTAAGTGGTGCATTTATACCTGTAAGTGAAGACGCTGGAATGATAGAAGCTGTTGAAGCAGGCGCCTTATCATTAGAAAAACTTGAAGCCATGACATGTGTATGCTCAGTTGGCCTTGATATGATAGCAATTCCAGGTGACACACCTTATGAGACCATATCAGCCATAATAGCAGACGAAATGGCAATAGGCATGATAAACAAAAAGACAACTGCCGTAAGAATCATCCCAGCACCAGGCAAAAAAGAAGGTGACCATGTAGAATTTGGCGGACTTTTAGGCCATGCACCTGTTATGAAAGTAAACAGCTTTTCACCGAAAGATTTTATAGAAAGAGGCGGAAGAATCCCTGCACCACTTCACAGTTTAAACAATTAG
- a CDS encoding ACT domain-containing protein, with protein sequence MSEQKAIISVIGVDRVGIIYNVSKLLAENNINILDISQTILKDIFTMIMIVDIKNSSNDFNNLKEELKNLGENLGVKIDIQKEDIFRAMHRL encoded by the coding sequence ATGAGTGAACAAAAAGCCATTATATCCGTAATCGGTGTCGACAGAGTAGGCATAATTTACAATGTATCAAAATTATTAGCCGAAAACAACATCAATATCTTAGACATCAGCCAAACGATATTAAAGGACATCTTTACAATGATCATGATAGTTGATATAAAAAATTCTTCAAATGACTTTAACAACTTAAAAGAAGAACTTAAAAATTTAGGCGAAAATTTAGGAGTCAAAATCGACATTCAGAAAGAAGACATATTTAGAGCAATGCACAGATTATAG